A part of Candidatus Moraniibacteriota bacterium genomic DNA contains:
- the rplQ gene encoding 50S ribosomal protein L17, with amino-acid sequence MNHQNSGRKLERNRSQRRALVKSLAEGLVLHGRIRTTEARAKEMKSRIDRLVNIAKEGVDVPDRRVATIRLLKKRVSEVTLDRLCDVDFLKKFGTRTSGFTRVVKLAPRKTDGAKVAILEFVD; translated from the coding sequence ATGAATCATCAGAACTCAGGACGAAAACTCGAACGAAATCGAAGCCAGAGGCGAGCACTTGTGAAAAGTCTTGCTGAGGGTTTGGTGCTCCATGGACGCATCCGGACGACGGAGGCGCGTGCCAAGGAGATGAAATCTCGTATTGATCGTCTGGTGAATATTGCCAAGGAGGGCGTTGATGTTCCTGATCGACGCGTGGCGACTATCCGACTTCTGAAGAAGCGCGTGTCTGAAGTGACGCTCGATCGTCTCTGTGATGTGGATTTTCTGAAAAAGTTTGGGACGCGAACGAGCGGATTTACTCGTGTGGTAAAACTTGCTCCTCGGAAAACTGACGGAGCAAAAGTGGCTATTCTTGAATTTGTTGACTAA
- a CDS encoding serine hydroxymethyltransferase: MFRYTELKKTDGKVMLAIAGEMKRQEEGLEMIASENYASPAVIETLGTVFTNKYSEGYPGRRYYGGQEFTDVVETLAIDRAKKLFGAEHVNVQPLSGASANMSAYAALLQPGDTVLGMDLSHGGHLTHGHPVTFTSKIFRFVRYKTEADGSIDYRKLEALAKVEKPKLLLAGFSSYTRQIDYAKFVAVGKKVGAITMMDMAHIAGLVAGGVVPNPVEYFDIVTTTTHKTLRGPRGGMILSREQFAKDIDKAVFPGIQGGPHMNIIAAKAVAFQEASKASFKKYASQMLKNATKLSVEFQRRGYHVLFGGTENHMILIDVWRTLGVSGREAETLLDAIGITINKNVIPDETRSPMDPSGIRIGVPAVTTRGMKERDIQKIVEWMDQALRSKGDERCLKVLRKEVRVLCKRFPLYQ, translated from the coding sequence ATGTTTCGATATACAGAACTCAAGAAAACAGATGGAAAGGTGATGCTCGCAATAGCTGGGGAGATGAAGCGGCAGGAGGAGGGTTTGGAAATGATTGCATCGGAGAATTATGCTTCGCCTGCGGTTATCGAGACACTCGGAACCGTATTTACCAATAAATATTCCGAGGGGTATCCGGGGCGTCGTTATTATGGTGGGCAGGAGTTTACTGATGTGGTTGAGACGCTCGCGATTGATCGAGCAAAGAAGCTCTTTGGAGCAGAACATGTGAATGTTCAGCCGCTTTCGGGCGCTTCGGCGAATATGTCTGCCTACGCCGCCCTGCTTCAGCCGGGCGATACGGTGCTCGGTATGGATCTTTCTCATGGGGGGCACTTGACGCATGGACATCCGGTGACGTTTACTTCGAAGATTTTTCGCTTCGTTCGGTACAAGACGGAAGCGGACGGAAGCATTGACTATCGAAAACTTGAGGCACTTGCAAAAGTGGAAAAACCAAAGCTTCTCCTTGCAGGATTCTCTTCGTATACGCGACAGATTGACTACGCGAAATTTGTAGCCGTTGGGAAGAAGGTGGGCGCTATCACCATGATGGATATGGCGCATATCGCGGGGTTGGTTGCGGGAGGTGTCGTGCCGAATCCAGTTGAGTATTTTGATATTGTGACGACAACGACACACAAGACACTTCGAGGTCCTCGTGGAGGCATGATTCTCTCGCGAGAGCAGTTTGCAAAAGATATCGACAAGGCGGTATTTCCCGGTATTCAGGGTGGTCCCCATATGAATATCATCGCTGCGAAAGCGGTTGCGTTCCAGGAGGCATCAAAGGCAAGTTTCAAGAAATATGCGTCGCAGATGCTCAAAAATGCCACGAAGCTTTCGGTCGAGTTTCAACGTCGCGGATACCATGTGCTCTTTGGGGGGACGGAAAATCACATGATCTTGATAGATGTGTGGAGGACACTCGGTGTGAGTGGGCGAGAGGCTGAGACATTGCTCGATGCAATCGGTATTACGATTAACAAGAACGTGATACCAGATGAAACACGAAGTCCAATGGATCCGTCTGGCATACGAATTGGTGTGCCAGCGGTGACAACGCGCGGTATGAAAGAGCGAGATATTCAGAAAATCGTCGAATGGATGGATCAAGCGCTTCGGTCGAAGGGTGACGAGCGTTGTTTGAAGGTATTGCGAAAAGAAGTCCGCGTGTTATGTAAGCGGTTCCCGTTGTATCAATAG
- a CDS encoding DNA-directed RNA polymerase subunit alpha, whose product MQTISLPQEPKYTAIGEHFGKFEIDGCYPGYGATLGNALRRVLLSSLEGAAITSVKILNVSHEFSTLPGVLEDMVKIILNLKKVRFRMHGDDELVKITLKAKGEGAVCAEKIHTPSSLEIVNGDQLIATLTDKKAELELELTVERGLGYIAVEHQVRREKEIGVIAIDAIYTPIERVNYTVENMRVGKRTDFDRITLEVLTDGSITPEEAFQRAVAILMGQFSALRSEEVIQKEQEKLGDAEFGAFSARTRKVLAAYEIHTLSDIAALSEAEVRDFSGMGEKGFEEVEHALKEAGLSFAVSA is encoded by the coding sequence ATGCAGACTATATCTCTTCCGCAGGAGCCAAAGTATACGGCGATCGGCGAACATTTCGGGAAATTTGAAATTGACGGATGTTATCCAGGGTATGGCGCTACTTTGGGGAATGCGCTTCGCCGAGTGTTGTTGTCGTCCCTCGAAGGAGCAGCGATTACTTCTGTAAAGATTCTGAATGTTTCGCATGAGTTCTCGACGCTCCCGGGTGTTCTCGAGGATATGGTAAAAATTATCTTGAATCTCAAGAAGGTGCGCTTTCGCATGCATGGTGATGATGAATTGGTCAAGATAACTTTGAAGGCAAAGGGCGAGGGTGCGGTATGCGCCGAGAAAATTCATACGCCTTCCTCTTTGGAAATCGTGAATGGCGACCAGTTGATTGCTACGCTGACTGACAAGAAAGCCGAACTTGAACTCGAATTGACAGTGGAGCGCGGTCTTGGATATATTGCTGTTGAACACCAGGTTCGACGTGAGAAGGAAATTGGTGTTATTGCCATTGATGCTATTTATACGCCGATTGAGCGTGTAAACTATACGGTGGAAAACATGCGTGTTGGAAAACGGACTGACTTTGATCGCATTACTCTCGAAGTACTGACTGATGGGAGTATTACTCCAGAAGAAGCTTTTCAGCGAGCTGTTGCTATTTTGATGGGTCAATTCTCGGCATTGCGTAGTGAAGAAGTTATTCAGAAGGAGCAGGAGAAATTGGGAGATGCGGAGTTCGGCGCGTTCTCAGCGAGAACGAGAAAGGTGCTTGCGGCGTATGAGATACACACACTTTCAGATATTGCTGCACTTTCCGAAGCGGAAGTTCGCGATTTTTCTGGTATGGGTGAGAAGGGTTTTGAAGAAGTGGAGCATGCTTTGAAGGAAGCGGGACTTTCTTTTGCGGTATCGGCATAA
- the rpsI gene encoding 30S ribosomal protein S9, translating into MQKYFAGVGRRKTAVATVRIFEDAAEGESEVSVNGKTAKEYFPTVRLQNLLLDSIRAVGMENKFRISVHVRGGGPSGQASASGLGLARALVVASGEYRPLLKAGSFLTRDARKVERKKPGLNKARRAPQWSKR; encoded by the coding sequence ATGCAGAAATATTTTGCTGGTGTTGGTCGCCGGAAGACGGCAGTTGCTACGGTGCGAATTTTTGAAGACGCCGCTGAAGGTGAAAGCGAGGTCTCTGTGAATGGTAAGACGGCAAAGGAATACTTTCCGACGGTTCGCCTGCAGAATCTTCTTCTTGATTCAATTCGCGCTGTGGGAATGGAGAACAAATTCCGTATTTCCGTCCATGTCCGTGGAGGTGGTCCTTCGGGGCAGGCAAGCGCTTCCGGATTGGGACTTGCTCGTGCACTCGTTGTTGCTAGTGGAGAGTACCGCCCGCTTCTCAAGGCTGGGAGTTTCTTGACTCGAGATGCTCGAAAAGTGGAGCGCAAGAAACCTGGTCTCAACAAAGCTCGTCGCGCTCCGCAGTGGAGCAAGCGATAG
- the rplM gene encoding 50S ribosomal protein L13: MKEQSQRKHFLIDAQGQILGRLATRVAKAVSGKGKVNFAPHIDGGDFVVVVNTDGMVVTGKKLEDKIYHRFSGYPGGITSIRLKDQMKKDSRKVLEMAVYGMLPKNKLRDRMMTRLLFYPNAEQKHAIDETLTL, encoded by the coding sequence ATGAAAGAACAGTCTCAACGGAAACATTTTCTTATCGATGCACAGGGACAGATTCTCGGTCGCCTGGCAACACGAGTTGCGAAAGCAGTCTCTGGAAAAGGGAAAGTAAATTTTGCTCCACACATTGATGGTGGAGACTTCGTGGTTGTGGTGAATACCGATGGCATGGTGGTGACCGGCAAAAAGCTTGAAGATAAGATTTATCATCGCTTTAGTGGCTATCCTGGCGGCATCACTTCTATCCGTCTCAAAGATCAGATGAAGAAGGATTCGCGTAAGGTGCTTGAGATGGCGGTGTATGGCATGCTTCCGAAGAACAAACTTCGTGATCGTATGATGACTCGACTGCTTTTCTATCCGAATGCAGAGCAGAAGCATGCTATTGATGAAACGCTTACCCTCTAA
- a CDS encoding glycosyltransferase family 4 protein, which produces MKIGIDARFYGSAGRGGLGRYTAELIRELEVLDTENDYVIFLRRENFDHYVPTNRHFRKVLADFRWYSCAEQFLFPLALFRERLDLVHFPHFNVPLLYRRPFVVTVHDLILLRFPTLRATTLSPLLYRLKFLAYRLVIRNAIFRSDSLITISEYTKRDILSCYNITPDKLTVTYEAASPVCRILPYERAVQFFASIGILPPEVSVKRKYSSFHDILKPYALYVGNAYPHKNLEFLLSAFDQFPDTTARLVLVGGDDYFYRRLKMYAKRRNMDRIIFAGVVSDEQLDLLYRYARVSVFSSLYEGFGLPPLEAMAKGSPVIAARATTFPEVLGDAAILFDPHDSSAFQTALVSIWNDEALRTSLRARGFAQVARFSWENMAKETLSVYKTHFKGHS; this is translated from the coding sequence ATGAAAATTGGCATTGATGCTCGGTTCTACGGATCGGCTGGTCGAGGTGGTCTCGGGCGGTATACGGCGGAACTTATTCGAGAGCTCGAGGTTCTCGATACAGAAAATGACTATGTGATTTTTTTGCGTCGTGAGAATTTTGATCACTACGTGCCGACGAATCGTCACTTCCGAAAAGTGCTGGCGGACTTTCGGTGGTATTCTTGTGCAGAACAATTCCTCTTTCCGCTCGCGCTTTTTCGGGAGCGACTTGATTTAGTACATTTCCCGCACTTCAATGTGCCACTTCTTTATAGGCGTCCGTTTGTTGTCACTGTGCATGATCTTATTCTTTTGCGATTTCCTACATTGCGTGCGACGACGCTCAGTCCTCTCCTCTACCGTTTGAAATTCCTCGCCTATCGTCTTGTAATTCGGAATGCCATTTTTCGTTCAGACTCCCTCATCACTATTTCAGAATATACAAAACGGGATATTCTCAGTTGCTATAATATTACCCCTGATAAGTTGACGGTCACCTATGAGGCAGCGAGTCCTGTTTGTCGAATATTACCGTATGAAAGAGCGGTACAATTTTTTGCATCAATTGGCATTCTTCCTCCGGAAGTATCTGTCAAAAGGAAATACAGTTCGTTTCATGATATACTGAAGCCGTATGCTCTCTACGTAGGGAATGCCTATCCGCACAAGAATCTCGAATTTTTGCTCTCGGCATTTGATCAGTTTCCTGATACGACCGCACGCTTAGTCTTGGTCGGCGGAGATGATTATTTTTACCGTCGTCTCAAGATGTATGCAAAACGGCGAAATATGGACCGGATAATCTTTGCAGGCGTTGTCTCAGATGAGCAGCTTGACCTCTTGTATCGGTATGCGCGCGTTTCAGTGTTTTCTTCTCTGTATGAGGGATTTGGGTTGCCGCCCCTTGAAGCGATGGCAAAAGGCTCTCCGGTTATTGCGGCGCGTGCAACAACGTTTCCTGAAGTATTGGGTGATGCGGCGATATTGTTTGATCCGCATGATTCGTCGGCATTCCAAACAGCACTGGTATCGATTTGGAATGATGAGGCGCTTCGAACGTCGCTTCGTGCTCGGGGATTTGCACAGGTGGCCCGTTTTTCATGGGAGAATATGGCAAAAGAAACGCTTTCTGTATATAAAACACATTTTAAAGGTCATTCGTGA
- a CDS encoding UTP--glucose-1-phosphate uridylyltransferase: MEHTKIKKAILPVAGFGTRFLPATKAQPKEMLPVVDKPVVQYLVEEAVASGIEEIIFVTGRGKRAIEDHFDVSYELEDTLVEKNKLDLLEAVQKISGLAKFSYVRQPIPLGDGHALFQAAHLVDDDESVLVIFGDCIYDSAIPASRQLIEAYAEYKTPIIGLADIPREEVSKFGVVAGESLNVRDVRVREIVEKPSVEAAPSTIVAPGKYILTNDVFRTLSTMTEGDSGEIRLVDAFNIMLREGKPIHGRILEGEWFDTGDKFNFLKTTLHFGLQHPETGPKLREHLKQLTREF; encoded by the coding sequence ATGGAGCACACAAAAATTAAGAAAGCGATTCTTCCGGTTGCGGGATTTGGGACGCGTTTTTTGCCAGCGACGAAGGCTCAGCCGAAAGAGATGTTGCCCGTTGTCGATAAACCGGTTGTTCAATATTTGGTCGAAGAGGCGGTTGCTTCTGGCATCGAAGAGATTATTTTTGTGACGGGTCGTGGAAAGCGCGCCATTGAAGATCACTTCGATGTCTCATATGAGCTTGAGGACACGCTTGTTGAGAAGAATAAACTTGATTTGCTTGAAGCGGTGCAGAAAATTTCGGGTTTGGCGAAATTTTCGTATGTGCGGCAGCCGATTCCTTTGGGAGATGGACATGCGCTTTTTCAGGCGGCGCATTTGGTTGATGATGATGAGAGTGTTTTGGTGATTTTTGGTGACTGCATTTATGATAGCGCTATACCGGCGTCTCGCCAGCTTATTGAGGCGTATGCCGAGTATAAGACGCCAATTATTGGACTTGCAGATATTCCTCGTGAAGAAGTATCGAAGTTTGGTGTGGTGGCAGGGGAGAGCCTCAATGTTCGAGATGTCCGTGTACGAGAAATTGTAGAGAAACCATCTGTCGAGGCGGCTCCGAGTACGATTGTTGCGCCGGGGAAATATATTTTGACGAATGATGTTTTTCGGACACTCTCTACGATGACTGAGGGTGATTCGGGTGAAATACGACTTGTCGACGCTTTCAATATCATGCTTCGCGAGGGGAAACCGATTCATGGGCGCATTCTCGAAGGAGAATGGTTTGATACGGGCGATAAGTTCAATTTTCTCAAGACGACATTGCATTTTGGTCTTCAGCATCCTGAAACAGGACCGAAACTTCGTGAGCATTTGAAGCAATTGACTCGCGAATTCTGA
- a CDS encoding DUF4012 domain-containing protein, with translation MSDIRVVKKTVSVGQSSCAVSPRPLVSPVPTIHRERTQQSQHPDESVQVTLNRQTEPLQDEFVSDEFGESDSYHETSLTQASISDSFPDVDARLSTKSPRQLFRERLSLWWFSFASSLSFLSKIFNGVFGNRRIIPTSFFGILLLGGVWLGIGLFEKGMKMKGEVLGVSTEGYGELSQAVETAKTKNFAESNQLFQEAFISFSAASDLFDSWNGTVIETARFLPLVSKLSSGKYLVDAARDISAAGESISKVGGSIFSLGNPLAGNQNISFLSVFRETRGTIEHAETLLSSALENLDKVSISDLPEDKRDQFLGLKTKLPEVLSGMRLFLAHGDVFADILGGNGPRKFLFLFENNQEMRATGGFIGSYAFLDMNDGRVRKFFVDGIFNPDGQLHTNIVPPEPIQKISAGWSLHDSNWFPDFPVSAEKAISFYEKTGGPTVDGVIAFTPEILRKFLAITGPIRMEDYGVTVDEDNFLETIQYQVEVAYDREVNKPKQILSDLAPILLERIFGEGAPPGAFGKALSAVESGLSEKQMLFYSRNSDMERLIRNVGWSGEVLSADRDYLSVIHSNINGYKTDGVINETITHRAEIKDDGSVVDTVSVKRMHMGGHTGREWWDRVNADYMRVYVPLGSTLLSAEGYTRETVDPPLDYDALHFSRDQDVEHERLGMHIDPASGTRISDDAEKTVFGNWVYVSPGESVEVSYTYLLPFHVDPSQTENSLDSYSIVFQKQSGSRGSLLDSEIAFPERFQNVWQSEGNLVPFQRGVHLQTDLSYDRFVGLLFSNQKR, from the coding sequence ATGTCGGATATTAGAGTAGTGAAGAAAACTGTTTCTGTGGGGCAGTCTTCTTGTGCGGTATCGCCCCGTCCTCTCGTTTCGCCAGTGCCGACAATTCATCGTGAGCGTACTCAACAGAGTCAGCATCCTGATGAGTCTGTTCAGGTGACATTGAATCGACAGACGGAGCCATTACAAGATGAATTTGTTTCTGATGAATTTGGCGAAAGTGATTCCTATCACGAAACTTCTTTGACGCAGGCATCAATATCGGATTCTTTTCCTGATGTTGATGCGCGCTTGTCTACTAAGTCGCCACGCCAGTTGTTTCGGGAGCGACTCTCTTTGTGGTGGTTTTCTTTTGCTTCGTCGCTTTCTTTTCTTTCGAAGATATTTAATGGTGTTTTCGGCAATCGTCGCATCATCCCCACTTCTTTTTTCGGCATTCTTCTTTTGGGGGGCGTGTGGCTTGGAATTGGGCTCTTTGAAAAGGGAATGAAAATGAAGGGGGAAGTGCTTGGCGTGAGCACTGAGGGCTACGGGGAGCTCTCGCAGGCGGTCGAGACAGCAAAGACAAAAAACTTTGCGGAATCGAATCAACTTTTTCAAGAAGCGTTCATTTCATTTTCGGCGGCGTCTGATTTGTTTGATAGCTGGAATGGAACAGTAATTGAGACAGCGCGATTTCTTCCGCTTGTTTCGAAATTGTCATCGGGAAAATATCTTGTGGACGCTGCGCGAGATATTTCAGCGGCAGGTGAGTCGATATCAAAAGTTGGAGGTTCGATTTTTTCGCTCGGGAATCCGTTGGCGGGTAATCAGAATATCTCATTCCTTTCCGTATTCCGAGAGACGCGCGGAACAATCGAACACGCAGAAACGCTTCTTTCAAGTGCTCTTGAGAATCTCGACAAGGTATCGATTTCCGACCTTCCGGAAGATAAGCGTGATCAGTTCTTGGGACTCAAGACAAAGCTGCCGGAAGTGCTCTCTGGCATGCGACTCTTTCTTGCTCATGGGGATGTCTTTGCGGATATCTTGGGAGGAAATGGACCGCGGAAATTCCTCTTTCTTTTTGAAAATAATCAGGAAATGCGCGCGACCGGCGGTTTTATCGGGAGCTATGCTTTTCTTGATATGAATGATGGACGAGTGCGAAAGTTTTTTGTTGATGGCATCTTTAATCCTGACGGTCAGCTTCATACAAATATCGTGCCGCCCGAACCGATACAGAAGATTAGCGCCGGGTGGAGTCTTCATGATAGTAACTGGTTTCCTGATTTTCCCGTTTCGGCAGAGAAAGCAATTTCATTTTACGAGAAAACTGGTGGTCCGACAGTCGATGGGGTTATCGCTTTTACGCCGGAAATTCTCAGGAAGTTTCTCGCGATAACGGGACCGATTCGAATGGAGGACTACGGCGTGACGGTCGATGAAGATAACTTCCTTGAGACTATTCAGTATCAGGTTGAGGTTGCTTATGATAGGGAAGTAAATAAGCCGAAACAGATTCTCTCTGATTTGGCACCAATACTCCTCGAGCGTATTTTTGGGGAAGGGGCTCCTCCTGGAGCGTTTGGGAAGGCGCTTTCGGCGGTTGAGTCCGGGCTTTCGGAGAAACAGATGCTCTTTTATTCTCGCAATAGTGATATGGAGCGACTCATTCGAAATGTCGGATGGTCAGGAGAAGTGCTTTCGGCGGATCGCGATTATCTCAGTGTCATACACTCGAATATAAACGGCTACAAGACGGACGGTGTTATCAATGAAACGATTACGCACCGTGCAGAAATAAAGGATGACGGGAGTGTTGTTGATACGGTTTCCGTGAAGCGAATGCATATGGGCGGGCATACCGGGCGAGAGTGGTGGGATCGGGTGAATGCTGACTATATGCGTGTCTATGTGCCACTTGGGTCGACCCTCCTCTCTGCCGAAGGGTATACTCGAGAAACGGTTGATCCGCCGCTTGACTATGATGCGTTACACTTCTCTCGCGATCAGGATGTCGAGCACGAACGACTGGGGATGCACATCGATCCCGCTTCGGGGACGCGCATTTCAGACGATGCAGAGAAAACGGTATTTGGGAATTGGGTATACGTGAGTCCTGGTGAGAGTGTTGAGGTTTCCTATACGTACCTGCTTCCATTTCACGTTGATCCAAGTCAAACCGAGAATTCACTTGATTCGTATTCGATTGTTTTTCAGAAGCAATCCGGTTCGAGGGGAAGTTTGCTCGATTCCGAAATAGCTTTTCCAGAACGCTTCCAAAATGTTTGGCAATCTGAGGGAAATCTGGTACCGTTTCAGCGGGGTGTTCATCTGCAGACAGATCTGAGTTATGATCGATTTGTTGGTCTTCTCTTCTCGAATCAAAAACGATAA